ATGGGGTACTGATTTTCCTGGTAGCTTTGCTGGACAGCTGCAGTCTTGATGATGTTCCTACAGGATTCCACCACATTGAGTTCAATCAAACGATTGTACCTGGCGTGCTCATCGGGAATTTCGTCGAGTTCCTTCTCGTGCAAGCGATACACGTCGCGGATGTTTCGGAGCCACGGGTTCAGCAAACCCAAGTCAGCAGGTGTCAAGGCCGCCTTAACTCCTCCACAGTTGTAGTGGCCGCAAACGATAATGTGCTTGACTTTCAAGTGCCGCACAGCATAATTGATTACAGACATCACGTTGAGGTCGACATTGGGCACTAGGTTGGCGATGTTACGGTGAACGAAGACCTCGCCAGCCTCCAGGCCCATGATCTCGTTGGCAGGGACACGGCTGTCGCTACAGCCTATGTACCTGATGGCCGTTAGTCGCGTTCCGTTCCGAAAATTTCAAAGCCACGTTTCTTACAGGTAATCTGGGGATTGCCCAGCAGAAAGCTTCTCGAAAAACGAGGCatctgtttctttcttcgATGAGACCCATTTCTTGTTGTTTTGGAAGATATGGTCAAGCGACTGCTTGAGATAGCGATTGACATTGGGTTCGGAGGGCATTTTGTCAGATTCTGCAAAGGCTATGCAAAGGTGAATGGCGATTCGAGGTTCTGGTCGTCTCAGACAGGGCTGTAAGCAGATCTTCCGAATTCGTTGGGACCTGTCGACCTCGGAGGGGTTGTGCTTATATAAGCACATGCCAAGACCTTCCGTAGTCAAGGTATGCAGCTCTGGTGGCTAGATATTCCACCAAATCATGCTTTACAGCCATCACAATTGATTGTTTTACTCCCAACTATAGTTTGCTAATTCTTTCCGAGGCGACTCTTCTACAACCCCAAGGCAGACAATGTCCAACAATACCAAATGCGTGCAATACCTAGAAGTGATGCCTGCACAACTAACAGCACAATCGAGCCTTCGTATGATCCTGCGTTACCTTCTCATAGTCTCGATCTCAATTTCCATCAGCCTCGTGTAACCAGACACCTGTAACGATCGCGTCTCAGCTTGGAATTCCACTGGCTGCTCATAGGTGTCCAGTTCCACGGAGGGCAGCTCACCTTCGTCAAGCACGTTATACACGGTGCCTCCATCATTGAAAATTCTGACGGCCAGCATCATGCCGGCGCCACCACTGAAATCCGCCGCAATCGCGAACCTTGTTCTATCGATCTTCCGTGTTACGCCGCCCCGCCGGTCTTATCGGAACGGCCCACAAGCAGGTGACAGTCGGGTGAAATGGCGAGGGCGAACAGACTAGCAACATGCAGAAGTGAGTATACTACCTGATAGGAGGGCAGCCTTTTTTTATGGCTTGGACTTAACGGACAAACTGAAAAGGCAAAGCTCGAATATAGTGTGTTTGCCTCAAAAATGTGCCTTTTCGCATCGTAGGTTACTATATCGCTCAACCTATGTTCCAGTGTTTGAAGTCCGTTTTATGCAATATTTGACCCGGAATgagacttttttttccccaacAAATACATGCGAGTGCTGGTTAAACATACCCGGGGTTTAACCAGGGCAAATCAATAAAATTGTCCCCAAATTGACCAAAATCTTGAAACATCGGAAACAAGTTCGGGCATCCATGATCGAGAGGCCAATTATTCATCGGAAAGACATTTTGGCCATCTTCGCCGTATAAGAGGTCGTTTAATGCACGATCATTCTCTGTCTCAAAAAGAGAGTCGAATGGGCCCATTGTGTTTTCTGGCGTGTCATAAAGAGACACATTTGATCCAGAGCCTTGATCTGGAACATCTTGATGACACTGCTTTTTTGCCGGAGCATCAAAGTCACCAGTGAATCCCATCTCGAGAATGGAGCTCATATCCTCCGGCAAGGCAGATTCAACATTCCATCTTCGGGCTAGGAAATTTAACAAATCAACACATTTCTGCGAACAAATGGGCCAAAACATTTTGATTTGAGTGAAAAGAGCGAGACACTTGCGAACTGAACGTGTACTGAATCGCCGCAGTGTGTATGATGTGGTTGTTGCATTCATCATATGAACAATACACGCACTCAATAGATGGTGGATGAGGAGCGGACTGGACCTCGGGAAGCCGTAGATTTTGTAATAATCTGAGACAAGTCTGACCATCGCTGTTGCTGCCGCTGTGAGAGATTGTAATACGGCGGGCATTAGTTGCGACGTGTTTGGTTCCTCGTTCCGCATTTTCGAAAATAATCGGAGAAATGGTGGCATTGTTACTAGAATTGCCATTTGGTATGCCATGTGAAAGAGAAAGACAGGTTTTTCGGTTGCGCCTCGCTTTATTGCGAGTCTTTGATCTCGTGACTTAAAGAATTGACTGAGGTTTTCGTGCGTTGCTATCAATAGACTGACTTGCTCGGGTGTGGTAAGGGTTTCGAAGGTAGAAGAGAATCTGGAAACTGTTAGTGAGTGCATTACCGGTGGATTGTGAGATGGGGAATTGGTGCTTGCATTTTATCCATGTTTTGGTCATGCATGTACCATAGCTTGCATTGCCACGCAAAAGATATTTGAGCCAGACTTGTCCCATCGCTTGGGAAGCAAGTTTCAATTGCGGGAACATTCACACGTCGCCAAGGTAGCATGCAGTTCCTTCCTAGGATTGAGATTGAAGTTCTATCAGTCATGTAGAATGACCAAAAAGTCTGCACATCTGCGAGCCCGGCACCAGAAGTCGACATGGTGTCAAATTCATCAAGTGCCAATACGTGAAGCCGTAGTTGAACAGCCATCCCTGCAGCCATGGAGAGGAATGTCCAGCCAAATTGATCACAGCCCGAGGCGAGGGAACGCCATGACAGGATACTTAAACCTTGAATGACGTATATTGACGGGGACTGTCGAAAACATTTGAAGACGAGAGATTCACTTAATTCAGCAAGTTTATCACTGATCTTGAGGGAGTCCTTCTTGTTTTCAAATGCTGCTCCAGCTGCTAACATGGCTGCATGAAGGAAGAGATGATCCGGAGATTGGTTAGGGAACTGAAGAAAAAAGTCCGAACTTTCATACTGCGTGAATTGATGATCTTCGTTGATGCATTTGAGAAATAGAGCAGCGATTTCATAAA
Above is a genomic segment from Penicillium digitatum chromosome 3, complete sequence containing:
- a CDS encoding Nitrogen assimilation transcription factor nit-4; translation: MSNQPMKPVHFACRQCRASKRRCDGAKPQCSYCQRTAKECEYADEKKVRKRKYWDENYVKSLENQVQALLALQNSSSTNTLPHIEPKRSANAILDSTFLLPPLGKSHEQEHCAPLNNVADNEPSHQSQTAMEELSVMMWRTNLADAVAEEEKHSIKNPPTGENILQPEGPPQVPPQILKICGEVTRVYEIAALFLKCINEDHQFTQYESSDFFLQFPNQSPDHLFLHAAMLAAGAAFENKKDSLKISDKLAELSESLVFKCFRQSPSIYVIQGLSILSWRSLASGCDQFGWTFLSMAAGMAVQLRLHVLALDEFDTMSTSGAGLADVQTFWSFYMTDRTSISILGRNCMLPWRRVNVPAIETCFPSDGTSLAQISFAWQCKLWYMHDQNMDKIFSSTFETLTTPEQVSLLIATHENLSQFFKSRDQRLAIKRGATEKPVFLFHMAYQMAILVTMPPFLRLFSKMRNEEPNTSQLMPAVLQSLTAAATAMVRLVSDYYKIYGFPRSSPLLIHHLLSACIVHMMNATTTSYTLRRFSTRSVRKCLALFTQIKMFWPICSQKCVDLLNFLARRWNVESALPEDMSSILEMGFTGDFDAPAKKQCHQDVPDQGSGSNVSLYDTPENTMGPFDSLFETENDRALNDLLYGEDGQNVFPMNNWPLDHGCPNLFPMFQDFGQFGDNFIDLPWLNPGLSDIVTYDAKRHIFEANTLYSSFAFSVFCSPSPFHPTVTCLFAIAADFSGGAGMMLAVRIFNDGGTVYNVLDEGVWLHEADGN
- a CDS encoding Carbonic anhydrase, which translates into the protein MPSEPNVNRYLKQSLDHIFQNNKKWVSSKKETDASFFEKLSAGQSPDYLYIGCSDSRVPANEIMGLEAGEVFVHRNIANLVPNVDLNVMSVINYAVRHLKVKHIIVCGHYNCGGVKAALTPADLGLLNPWLRNIRDVYRLHEKELDEIPDEHARYNRLIELNVVESCRNIIKTAAVQQSYQENQYPIVHGWVFDLGDGLLKDLKIDFEAELADVQKIYCLSPGSSSEH